The Geminocystis sp. NIES-3708 genomic sequence AGTATGAGTTTTCCAGTTATCATCAGTATTGGGATAATCAAGACGATAATGTCCTCCTCTACTTTCCTTTCGATAGATAGCACTTTTGAGGATTAAATAGCCAACATCCACTAAGTTTAAAGTCTCTGCTGCTAATTTTAATTGTTGTTCTGCGACAGGGGAAATTAATTCGTAAGATTGAGCTGATGTAATATTGCCTATGAATCGGCAAATTGAGAGTAACTTTAATTGATTATGCCAGTGTTCTACTTCTTTGATGGCTTTTTCTAATCCTGCTTCAGTACGACAAATCCCCGCTCCTTCCCATACTGTGATGGGTAAAGCATTTCTGATTTTAGTAATTAAGTCCATTTCTTCTTGCCAATCATCATTAATCTTTTGATAATTTATTGTTCGTAACATTAATTCATCACTAGAATTTAATGATAAATCACGGAAACTTTCGGCAAAGACAACACATTCTAAAAGAGAATTACTAGCTAAACGATTCGCTCCATGAACTCCAGTACTAGCCGTCTCTCCAATGGCGTATAAATTCTTGATTGAAGTTTCATTATTAAGATTAACGGCGACACCTCCCATCCAATAATGTGCGGCAGGAGAAACGGGAATTGGTTGAGAAAATAAATCTACTCCCCATTGTTGACACTTATTAATGATATTGGGGAAACGATATTCAATACGATCATGAGGAATAGGGCGTAAATCTAAGTAAACTTTACCATGAGCAGGATCTTGACTTATTTTATGTAAATGACTGAAAATAGCTCGACTAACTACGTCTCTTGGTGCTAATTCTCCTTTTTCGTGATAATCAAAAGCAAACCGCTTTCCTTGATCATCAATTAAATGAGCTCCTTCCCCCCTCACGGCTTCACTAATCAGAAAATGAGGTGCATTAGTAATATTTAACGCAGTGGGATGAAATTGGACAAATTCTAAGTCTCTTAAAATAGCTCCTTTACGCCATGCTAAAGCTACTCCATCCCCTGTACTAACTTTCGGATTGGTGGTTTGAGCAAATACTTGTCCTCCCCCTCCTGTGGCTAAAATAACGCCTTTTGCTGATAACCAATGAATTTTATTCTCATGAAGCAAACTCACCCCTTGGCATTGATTTTTGTTTTCATCTAACCATAAACTAAGAGCATAAGCCTGTTCATACACTTGAATATTTTTACTTTCTAGCACTTTCTGCCTTAAGATAGAGACGATTGCTCTTCCTGTTGTATCAGCGGCATGGAGCACACGAGGAAAAGAATGAGCGGCTTCTAAAGTCATCGCTAATGAACTATTTTGATTATCCCCTTGTGTTGATGTGCGGTCAAAATCTACCCCCATTTGTAATAATGAGTTAATAGAAGTGGCGGCATTTTCTACTAAAAATTTAACCGCTTTAACATCGCATAAACCAGCACCAGCTTTGAGAGTATCTTCTAAATGAAGTTGGGGAGAATCTTCAGGATTAATAGCCGCCGCAATGCCCCCTTGTGCCCAATCACTAGCACCTTTTTTTAGTTTATCTTTTGTAATGATCGCAATACGGAAATGATTTGGCAGACATAAAGCTGTGTATAAACCAGCCGCACCAGAACCAATAATTATTACATCAAAGTTACAAGGGAAAGAGGATTTTTCGTTCAAGATTTTGATTTTTTGGCAGGAAGTGTATTTGTGCTAATTTTACCCAATGATTTATACAAATCGCCATAAATAAAAATTTCCATAGAAGATTTTACTTTTATGTTTGACTTGTTTAAGTTAAAGTCACTTAGACTTCAGTTAGATGTAAAAAACTTTCAAAAATAAAGGTTTAAAACTGGTGATATACCAAATTTTACCCACTAAAAAAAATAAAGTTGATCAATAATTGACGAAAATCAATTTGAATAATGTTTCAATCAATTTTCTCCCAGTATCCTAGACATCTAGTCCCCAGTCTCATTTTTGCTAAGGAATTTATATCAAACCTAGGTAATTAGAGGCGTTCATTTGATCGTCTCTATTTTCTATTTTAATTTTTAGACTAAAATGAAGGAAAGTTTAATTTGATAGATAATTTTATGGCAGATTCAGAAAATTTGTTACAAAAAGCATTTTATTTAGGTGTCGGTATTGCTAGTTATGCCGTGGAAAAAGCTAATGATAAATTTCAAGAATTAAAGCAACAAGCTGAAAAAATTGCCCTTACCCCTGATTTCCCTCAACAATTACAAAAAATAGCGGATGATATGGTAAGTAAAGGAAAAATGAGTGCAGAAGAGGCTCGTAATTTTGTTGATGAAATGTTGAAACAATCTCAATCTCAAGACACAAAAAAAGATAATCCTGATTCTCCCCCTCAACCACGCACCATTGAAATAGTAACGGATGATGAAAATGATCAATAAAGAATTAATAATTAATCAAATACACCAACCATTAATAATTAAGCTACATTAGAGTTTAGATCTTTTTTATTCTTTGGTAATGATGGATAATTGGGAAAATAATTTAATTGACTGGTTAAATACTGCTCAAAATGAATTGGAGTCATTTTATACACAAATGAACCAACATTGGCAAAAAAATAGCACTGAATGGGAAAAAACATTTAATCAGTTAACAGAAGAAGTTGAGGAAACACTGACAATAGAATTGAATGAATTGCTTACAGAAGTAGATGATTTTTTCGTAGAAGTATTAAAATTATTTCTTGATGATAATTATCTCAATGATGTTGACAATTACAGTTATTTTCTTGATGAAGATGATTTTAATTCATGGTTACAAGACACAAAAATCAAACCTAACGCAGAAATAAATCCTGCTTGTCTCGGTTGTACTAATTATCATGGTCAAAGTTATAATGGTAACTTACTTGTATGCGGAATGCACCCCTATGGTTGGGATGGGGAAAATTGTCCTGATTGGCAAGAGTAAAAAAATCCAAAAAAACTTTATCAATCAAAACGAATCTAAAAATTAATGACTTTGGCTATTTATATAATTGTTAATTGTTAATTATTAATGATTAATTATTAAAACTATCAACTTCTCCTTGAGCGTTATCTGTGCCAAGATATACCAAACCTTGCTCGATTTTGAGGGTGACAAAACTAGCATCTCGAATTAAACGGGTTGCTTCTTTTACCCCTACAATAACGGGAATACCTAAACGCATACCGATTTGAGCCGCATGAGATCTCACTCCCGTTTCTTCAGTGACGATTGCACCTGCTAAACGCATAGCGTCAACATATTGATTATCGGTAGATTTCGTTACTAATATATCTCCCTGAGCAAAATTACTCAATTGACTAACATCTTTAATAACTTTTGTTCTACCTGTAATAATTCCTTGCCCAATACCTACTCCTTCACTAAGTAAACCTTTGACAATTTCTACTTTGATTAAATCCGTTGAACCGGCTACACCTTGTAATGTACCAGCAGTCATCACGACTAAGTTACCGTCATAGAGTAAGCCTTTTTCTCTGGCTACGTTGATAGCGGCTTGGAATACTTGACGCAATCCGGGTAAATCTAATAATAGTAAAGGTTTAATACCCCAAACTAATTGTAATTGACGAGAAACACTAACATGGGGAGTAATGGCAAAAATAGGAGTTTTAGGGCGAAATTTTGAAACATTACGAGCCGTTGCACCAGTTTTTGTTAATGTCATAATTGCCGATGCGTGAAGTTTTTTCGCAATTTGACTTACTGCACCAGCAATAGCTGTTGAAATATTTTCATTATCAAAATTGTCATTATAGGGTGCAACAATATTATCTCTTTCTTGTTCAATTCTAGCGGCAATTTTTGCCATAGTAGCCACTGCTTGAACAGGATATTTCCCCACGGCTGTTTCATTGGAAAGCATAACCGCATCGGTACCATCAAGAATTGCGTTAGCAACATCTGAAACTTCGGCACGGGTTGGGCTAGGGCTACTTGCCATACTATCTAACATCTGGGTAGCCGTAATGATGGGAATACCGAGACGGTTGGCTGTACGAATTAATCGTTTTTGTAAAATTGGTACGTCTTCTGCTGGTAATTCTACTCCCAAGTCTCCCCTTGCTACCATGACTCCATCACACAGAGAAAGTATTTCTTCCATTTGTTCGATGGCTTCGTGTTTTTCGATTTTTGCAATTACAGGGGTAGATTTTCCAGCACTACTGATTAAGTCTTTTATTTCTAATACATCTTGAGGATTACGAACGAAACTTAAGGCTACCCAATCAACTCTTTGATCTAAACCGAACATCAAGTCTTTTTTGTCTTTATCAGTTAAGGCTTTTACCGATAGATAAACGTTAGGAAAATTAACCCCT encodes the following:
- a CDS encoding phasin family protein; its protein translation is MADSENLLQKAFYLGVGIASYAVEKANDKFQELKQQAEKIALTPDFPQQLQKIADDMVSKGKMSAEEARNFVDEMLKQSQSQDTKKDNPDSPPQPRTIEIVTDDENDQ
- the nadB gene encoding L-aspartate oxidase, which produces MNEKSSFPCNFDVIIIGSGAAGLYTALCLPNHFRIAIITKDKLKKGASDWAQGGIAAAINPEDSPQLHLEDTLKAGAGLCDVKAVKFLVENAATSINSLLQMGVDFDRTSTQGDNQNSSLAMTLEAAHSFPRVLHAADTTGRAIVSILRQKVLESKNIQVYEQAYALSLWLDENKNQCQGVSLLHENKIHWLSAKGVILATGGGGQVFAQTTNPKVSTGDGVALAWRKGAILRDLEFVQFHPTALNITNAPHFLISEAVRGEGAHLIDDQGKRFAFDYHEKGELAPRDVVSRAIFSHLHKISQDPAHGKVYLDLRPIPHDRIEYRFPNIINKCQQWGVDLFSQPIPVSPAAHYWMGGVAVNLNNETSIKNLYAIGETASTGVHGANRLASNSLLECVVFAESFRDLSLNSSDELMLRTINYQKINDDWQEEMDLITKIRNALPITVWEGAGICRTEAGLEKAIKEVEHWHNQLKLLSICRFIGNITSAQSYELISPVAEQQLKLAAETLNLVDVGYLILKSAIYRKESRGGHYRLDYPNTDDNWKTHTLIKGEKWSTSPEFDIKIGDD
- the pyk gene encoding pyruvate kinase; this translates as MSDKFSHRTKIVATVGPGCANPETLRQMILAGANTFRLNFSHGTHEVHQRSIRLIRQAENELNIPIGILQDLQGPKIRLGKFECVSVELKEGDHYILTSREVKCNQEISCISYENLAEEVPVNARILIDDGRVEMVVKEIDLENKDLHCQVVVGGVLSSNKGVNFPNVYLSVKALTDKDKKDLMFGLDQRVDWVALSFVRNPQDVLEIKDLISSAGKSTPVIAKIEKHEAIEQMEEILSLCDGVMVARGDLGVELPAEDVPILQKRLIRTANRLGIPIITATQMLDSMASSPSPTRAEVSDVANAILDGTDAVMLSNETAVGKYPVQAVATMAKIAARIEQERDNIVAPYNDNFDNENISTAIAGAVSQIAKKLHASAIMTLTKTGATARNVSKFRPKTPIFAITPHVSVSRQLQLVWGIKPLLLLDLPGLRQVFQAAINVAREKGLLYDGNLVVMTAGTLQGVAGSTDLIKVEIVKGLLSEGVGIGQGIITGRTKVIKDVSQLSNFAQGDILVTKSTDNQYVDAMRLAGAIVTEETGVRSHAAQIGMRLGIPVIVGVKEATRLIRDASFVTLKIEQGLVYLGTDNAQGEVDSFNN